A DNA window from Hydra vulgaris chromosome 13, alternate assembly HydraT2T_AEP contains the following coding sequences:
- the LOC136089738 gene encoding uncharacterized protein LOC136089738, protein MENNLSSNINAKNIVFSDNNSDNHTETLLESEYYSIPESTQYLCENKNKFSILHINIRSMNKNFENFKCLLGELNHDFKIICFTETWLKSNETNSNSKESMWLDSSRKDLNVNNTDCEALCVEIINKLANNFIINAIYRTPAGSLKTFKTYLRTFLNTKNILQKHVYVVGDINIDLLNHALNSEAKTFIDILLEYNLIPTINKATRVTKKSSTLLDNVITNNFHNSRFKTGIIKTDLTDHFPIFLITESVTLNNATHISTVFMRQINESSICQFKNLLNNYVDWNLVLQSHDVNNAYDLFLNQFSKMYDKAFSLKVKVINSKSVVSPWMTKGLLKSSRKKQKLYDKYLKNKNETNYKNYKSLFEKTKKRSKVNYYAKLLEKNKGNPQKTWSVIRDYIGKNKIEINNLPQKLINEGKMIYHKEVIIEKLNNFFLDVGPKLAAKIPVGQKKFDSYLATTDLIMEEPILTKSELHTAFNSLKKNKSADRVRESHDDNLFIECFYESQSSFTNEIKSIVDKRDDKNNKFMFGKRMWWISINDGKTSYETTCENYFINHYIKSGRKLWSSIEQTIIQFTREISSSFAKPQHTLGVFVDLSKAFDTVNHDILLEKFVFYGITDAVKMLDLACQRVKSPPLLIVMHTTAEDVIFTDENLISTVPLLRDEQLVEKIKNAANEYGANNDEDNDNAINPFA, encoded by the exons aTGGAGAATAATCTCTCTTCTAATATTAATgccaaaaatattgtttttagcgATAATAACTCTGATAATCATACTGAAACCTTATTAGAAAGTGAGTACTATTCAATACCTGAATCTACTCAATATCTCTGTGagaataagaataaattttcaatattgcaTATTAATATTCGAAGTATGAATAAAAACTTCGAGAACTTTAAGTGTTTATTGGGAGAACTTaatcatgattttaaaataatttgtttcacaGAAACTTGGCTTAAAAGCAATGAAACAAATTCTAATTCTAAAGAATCTATGTggctggatagctca CGTAAAGATCTTAATGTAAACAATACAGATTGTGAGGCATTATGCgttgagataataaataaattagctaataattttataatcaatGCTATTTATAGAACACCAGCTggtagtttaaaaacattcaaaacttaTCTGCGCACATTcctaaacacaaaaaacataTTGCAAAAGCATGTTTACGTAGTTGGGGATATCAACATTGACTTACTCAATCATGCCTTAAATagtgaagcaaaaacttttattgatattcTTCTCGAATACAACCTTATCCCAACTATAAACAAAGCAACAAGAGTAACTAAAAAATCATCGACATTATTAGATAATGTTATAACTAACAATTTTCATAACAGCCGTTTTAAAACTGGTATAATAAAGACTGATTTAACCGATCATTTTCCTATATTCCTTATTACTGAGAGCGTTACTCTAAATAATGCTACCCACATATCAACAGTATTCATGAGACAAATCAATGAAAGTTCCATatgccaatttaaaaatttattaaataattacgtCGATTGGAATCTTGTACTGCAATCACACGATGTAAATAATGCTTATGATTTATTTCTAAaccaattttctaaaatgtatgataaggcattttctttaaaagtgaAAGTAATAAACTCAAAGTCGGTTGTATCCCCATGGATGACCAAAGGCCTACTAAAATCATcaaggaaaaaacaaaaattgtatgataaatatttaaaaaataaaaatgaaactaattacaaaaattataaaagtttatttgaaaaaactaaaaaacgatcaaaagtaaattactatgctaaactgcttgaaaaaaacaaaggaaaccCTCAAAAAACATGGAGTGTTATTAGAGACTATAttgggaaaaataaaattgaaataaataacttaccgcaaaaacttattaatgagggaaaaatgatttatcataaagaagttattattgagaaattaaacaatttttttcttgatgttgGCCCAAAACTAGCAGCGAAAATTCCAgttggtcaaaaaaaatttgattcatatCTTGCAACAACTGATTTAATTATGGAAGAACCGATTTTAACCAAAAGTGAACTACATACTGCTTTTaatagtctaaaaaaaaataaaagtgcag aCCGTGTACGCGAAAGTCATGACGATAATTTATTCATCGAGTGTTTTTATGAAAGTCAATCATCATTtactaatgaaataaaatctaTCGTTGATAAACGAGatgataagaataataaatttatgtttggtAAACGAATGTGGTGGATCTCGATTAACGATGGAAAAACTTCTTACGAAACTACTTGcgaaaattatttcataaaccaTTACATAAAATCTGGAAGAAAGTTATGGAG ttcAATTGAACAAACCATTATTCAGTTTACACGCGAAATCTCAAGTTCTTTTGCTAAACCACAACATACACTTGGTGTTTTTGTCgatttatcaaaggcttttgatacagtaAATCATGATATATTACTTGAAAAATTTGTGTTCTACGGAATAACTG atgcaGTGAAAATGCTTGATCTTGCATGCCAAAGAGTAAAATCTCCACCATTGTTAATTGTTATGC ATACAACAGCTGAAGATGTTATTTTTACAGATGAAAACTTAATTAGCACAGTACCTTTACTTAGAGATGAACAGTTggtagaaaaaattaaaaatgcagcaAATGAATATGGTGCTAATAACGATGAAGATAATGATAATGCAATCAACCCGTTTGCCTAA
- the LOC136072685 gene encoding endosomal/lysosomal proton channel TMEM175-like, protein MEKKCNPTMKEQYLNNLRTLDQYYDEYLNEITINSSRPGEVVSGSRFLGYIDTLMATCATFLVLPIRNLNEMEKNESLWSFIYSIRAHIIVFFLGFIIVLNIWENINIRAMVVKRIDDFILIFITLSLLATSVIPFSLAFQQHYIDKKVSIILTCGILGLIQVIDIILVLYAMKTPAVLHIAMQSWSTVETKNFRNRFLIRPVISLVLLVIGVIFCFVHYIISLVFIGVFTLMPTVRKLVLYYRRRILCPKKMGKELFGYYFSKGNILKERVEAMSDGAMAVIASILVLDLISKKLPTQIYVKENGLYVLLVQMKLEILTFMTAFITVSVLWYTNHTVLHLFKSVTTVMLHLQKIFLAFSCLCPLAGSMVFEYSSHENDDSNHSIFLSSIIICLSSSSNLMILLYGLFTGSKYLHHWAAFGSFKANVNQHLYVIIKASNIPFWSLISIIGSFSSPKIAKYIMYTCIAALLLSFFILKLVFMNHVGKTNNLHKPLLEDINTKIERNENLQRNRKKTVSSIINFDLLQ, encoded by the coding sequence TTTAAGAACTCTTGACCAATACTACGATGAATATCTAAACGAAATAACAATAAACTCCAGTCGTCCAGGTGAAGTAGTTTCTGGAAGTCGTTTTCTTGGTTATATCGATACTCTTATGGCTACTTGTGCTACTTTTCTTGTTCTACcgataagaaatttaaatgaaatggaaaaaaatgaaagtttgtgGAGTTTTATATACTCCATTCGCGCccatataattgttttttttttaggatttataATTGTGCTAAACATTTGGGAGAATATTAACATCCGAGCCATGGTTGTTAAACGCATAGATgattttatcttaatatttataactttaagtcTCTTAGCAACAAGTGTTATTCCGTTTTCATTAGCTTTTCAGCAAcattatattgacaaaaaagtATCCATTATACTTACCTGTGGTATATTAGGACTTATTCAAGTAATAGACATCATTTTAGTGCTTTATGCAATGAAAACGCCAGCAGTTCTTCATATTGCAATGCAAAGCTGGAGTACTgttgaaacaaaaaactttcGTAATAGATTTCTTATAAGACCAGTTATAAGTCTTGTTTTGTTGGTAATTggagttattttttgttttgttcattaCATAATCTCGTTGGTGTTTATTGGAGTTTTTACACTAATGCCAACAGTTCGAAAACTTGTATTATATTACCGACGAAGAATTTTATGCCCAAAAAAAATGGGAAAAGAATTGTTTGGTTACTATTTTtctaaaggaaatattttaaaggaaagAGTAGAGGCAATGAGTGATGGGGCAATGGCTGTTATTGCAAGTATTCTTGTTCTCGATTTAATTTCTAAGAAACTTCCAACGCaaatatatgtaaaagaaaatggcttatatgttttacttgttcaaatgaaacttgagattttaacttttatgaCGGCTTTTATTACAGTTTCTGTTCTTTGGTATACTAACCATACAGTTTTGCATTTATTCAAATCAGTTACAACAGTAATGCTTCacttacaaaaaatattcttagcTTTTTCATGTCTATGCCCATTGGCTGGTAGTATGGTTTTTGAGTATTCGTCTCACGAAAACGACGATTCAAACCATAGCATTTTTCTTTCATCTATTATTATATGTCTATCAAGTTCATCAAATCTTATGATTTTGTTGTATGGTCTGTTTACCGGATCTAAATACTTGCATCATTGGGCGGCATTTGGCAGCTTTAAAGCTAACGTAAACCAGCATTTGTACGTGATTATTAAAGCGTCTAATATACCGTTTTGGTCCCTAATTTCTATCATTGGTTCATTTAGTTCTCCAAAAATTGCTAAATACATTATGTACACATGCATTGCTGCCTTGTTATtatcttttttcattttgaagcTCGTATTTATGAACCACGTtggaaaaactaataatttgcATAAACCACTGTTAGAAGATATTAACACGAAAATCgaaagaaatgaaaatttacaaagaaacagaaaaaaaacagTTTCATCGATTATAAACTTTGACTTATTgcaataa
- the LOC136089737 gene encoding uncharacterized protein LOC136089737: protein MKKFIQTNDDIASEKFELVKSKTKEISSKLKDNSEILKLKSKLREIEDRSRRNNLRVDGLKESKNESWSDSEAKVLKLFEETLGLKDIKIERAHRTGSRDNKKVRSIVLKLLNYKDKENILKNSRKLKGENIYINEDYCAETMLIRKELRAGMKKAREAGMIAYISYDKLVVREWSRKTT, encoded by the coding sequence atgaaaaaatttattcaaaccaATGACGATATTGCTTCAGAAAAATTTGAACTTgtgaaatcaaaaacaaaagagaTAAGTTCAAAGCTAAAAGACAACAGCGAGATattgaaactaaaaagtaaGCTTAGAGAAATAGAAGATAGATCCAGAAGAAACAATCTGAGAGTCGATGGTTTAAAGGAAAGCAAAAATGAAAGTTGGAGTGATAGTGAGGctaaagtgttaaaattatttgaagaaaCTCTTGggttaaaagatataaaaatagaaagggCGCATAGAACTGGTTCTAGAGACAATAAAAAAGTCAGATCCATAGTTTTGAAATTGCTCAATTATAAAGACAAggaaaacattctaaaaaactCTCGGAAATTGAAAggggaaaatatttatatcaatgagGATTATTGCGCGGAGACGATGCTAATTAGAAAAGAATTACGGGCGGGCATGAAAAAAGCACGAGAAGCTGGAATGATTGCGTATATTTCATACGACAAGTTGGTGGTTCGCGAATGGTCTCGAAAAAcaacgtaa